The genomic window TTCTCATAGCTTAGTTGGTTGAGCACAAGGCTTCCAACCATGTGGTCGTGGGTTCGAGCCCCATTGGTGGCCTTATTATttttccacctttttttttttttttttttaaacgcCATTCATGGCGTTGGGAGCCTGCAACTGCACGCCACCTAAAGTGCGCCCTTAACGGCGCTTAAGACGGCTTCTTAATGGCACCGGAGACTGCACCTTAACGGCACCGACGACTACGCCTTAACGGCACCGAGAATGGTGCCCAGAGAACACTCTGTCGGCGTTGTAGATGGCACCTCAACGGCGCTGTAGATGGCGCCTCAACGGCGCCTGGAAAAGCGCCCTAATGGCGCCAGAGTGGGTCGCCTGAACCGCACCTCAACGGCGCTGGAGACGATGCCAGAAGTGGCGCCTTAGAGCACGACCCCGGAACGGCGTCAGAGGCCACCCCTACAGCGCGCACCAACAGCCACCAGCGCGCCTAAACGACGCACCAACGAGCCTGAAGCGCCCCCTCGGAACGGCGTCGGAGACCGCACTTGCAGCGCGCATAGGCCACACCTGAAGCACGCCGCCTGAAGTGCGCCGCCTGAAGCGCCTAAACGGCGCTGCAATGACGCCATAACGGCGCCTCCGTTGGTGCCTTAACAGCGTCAGAAACGACGCCTAAAGCAGCGCCCTGAACCGCGCCGGAGACGGCGCCTTAATGGTGCTGGAGTGGTTCCTGAACTGCGCCTGAAACGCACTTGAACCACGCCTCAATGGCGCTGGCTGAAGCGCGCCCTAACGGCGTCTAAACAGGCGTCTGAGTGGCGCCTCTAAAGGCGCCTGAAGTGCGCCTCCAGGGGCGCTGCAAATTGACGCTTGAAATGGTGTCTGAATCCaattagaaggaaaaacaaGCCACTGCAAATTGACGCTTGAAATGGCGTCTGAATccaattaaaaggaaaaaacaagcCAGTACAATTTTATTGCCCTTATATGCCAATTCTAAGTGATTCAACAttgtgctctgataccaattgtgaGATTTCATATTCTATTTATTCAATGATCATACAGGATCATATGTTGAATCAcatgaagaaattatgtcatAAATACTATTAAAATTGTACCAACCTGATTCCATTTGTGTGTTTGATGAAGACGGTATGAATCTTCTAAGACTGATGGAGGGCACCACCTCTGGATTCTCTCAGGCAATGGGAGCGGGAGAGAAAGCGGTTAAGATCTTTTCAAAAGATGTGATTATACCAAAAGACACAAGCCAAAGCCCTTTTATACCCTCCtaccttagggaccatacccattggttattgggcctcacgGGCCTTAGGCTCATCATCTAAAGCCCGTGATGGCATTGGGTTCTACACATTACGTGGCCCATACTCAAGATTAAATCATAAATTGCATGTGAAAAGATAGATTAATCCTGgacaatgtttaatatattgtcggtccacatttattctatcaCGGCAAACATCCTAGAGATAGCAATGTACATGGACAAGGTGAGTAAGGATGGAGCTCTGTGGACCGCTCATCAAGCTTGATAGGTGGTGgttgtaggaagagtgtaaataatttctatttttatttttggaaattacttttaatttattttattttattctattagttttatatttttgggaagtgtCCTATTGagaattactttttattttattatattttattttattttattagtattatATTTTTTGAGCTAGTGGAGTCTCATTCCTTTTATAAGTAGAATCGCCTTCTACTTTGTGTCATCTTCTAGTTACAAGTAGATTCTCATTGGGCCTTAATGGCTTATAAAAGCATATCACCTCTCTCTATACTAATATACCAATTTTTCAGAGAATTTTTCAGGGAGTATTTCCATACATCTATTTGgatgaattttttcaaaacttgaatTGTACACATCTCGCTTACAGAATGCACCCAAGACGAGATCTAACTGTTGAATCCTGAAGGTAGACCATTGGCACCCTAGTGCATCGAGTTCGTCTTCGAGGAGGCTAAatctatttcaaggacagtGTTTGTCACGCCTCAaccgataagtttttctttttattcattttgttctttgtttgtgtcttttgggctagtcttgtgtttccatacccttaaaatCCAACAGTGGTATCACACCTTTCTCAAAGGAATCGTACGTGACACTCGCATCATACGGCTCCATCCCAGAAGAAGGATCTTCCCTTTCCTTTGACCAATGGGTCCTCAAACCAACTTGTCCCCCCTTTCTATTCCTCGGTAAGCGGTTCCTCTTCATTCTTTCATTCAAGGTAGTTGTAGCTTGCTTCCAAGTCCAAGCGCTAGCAATAGAAGCTAGTCACCAGAAGCTAACTTCCAGGCGGGAAGGAGCCAAAAAACATGAACGCCCCTGCGCAAGCCTCATTTCAAACTAAAGTCAAGCAGAGAAACTTGACCTTGAGAAAGATGATGCCTGTTGCTGCTTTATTAGTAAGTAAGCTTGTTTTATATCTCCACAATAAAGGTGAAAGGTtgctttattaattatataatataaactcAAACTTCACAATTAGCCatgcaaatttaaattattcagTGTTGCGAAAACTTGGTGGTTTCAAATCAACCCATGTATTAAGTCAACTAGAGTCGGGTTCTTTTGATTTTGGGATAGCTAAGAGCGTTCATAACCTGTTTTGGAGCTGGTTTTTGGCTCAAACTTGTACGTTGGGAATGCTTTGGCCCATATATATTGTAGGTTCAATGATTTCGACAAGGTGCATAAAACGATTGGGAAATGCACCTTAGGGATCTTGGTTTCTTGGAATAGAGCAGAAACAGAAGGAAGCATTGGAAATTCATTATCTGTCCAGAATTGTCAGTGTGGCACCATATTTGTGCACTGTGTCAGGTCTTTTACCTGCTGATGGAGATTTGAGTGCTGGTGAAGAGGGTGAAAAGCTTGAGATCATAAGGGATATAATTGTGAGCAATGGGCTGCTTCCCTTGTTTTGAAAGTTTGATAGACCAATAGATGGTAGAAGCTAGGATTAAAAATTTACTTCAGACTCGGGTAAATGTGGTTACCAAaagtatatatgaaatatatcataatatataaAGTTCTTGCCATGAATAGAAGAAATATTGGATAAGTATATTATTTTTGCACATTACTCTTCAAATACTGAAACAAAGAGAATCTacggcaaaaaaaaaaaaaaaaaaacaagcaaaaaagCCACAGAAGAGATTGATCAAATActagaaaattcataaaaacataattttgattTGGTTCAAAAGGTTGCTGCCTCACTATTCTGATAAACAACTTCTGTTTACTGGAAGAAATGTGAAGCTAGTTTTTTAAACACAACAGAGAAGGAAATGTGTTATGAGCTGTTCCATGAGCATTGATACAGGAGGAGTAAGTATTTCCATTCCCAGATGCTAATTTTATGTTGATGTAGTCCAGTGAAATGTTGGTGCAACCCACAGTTTCACTGCAGCTTAGCTTGATGGCATTATCTGTTGCAGATGTTCCCAAAAATCCAGTAAATGATACATCGCTTATTTGGACTGCAGATGTCTGCAATAGTTTGTGAAACCAATATGTTTGTCAGCACTCTGTCTGTAGTTGCCatcatatttaatgaaaaaatcaaCTAATAAGCTCATTGTTTACCAGATTCAACAAGTACTGATTACTCTTACCGTAGTCTGGCATACTGAATGGGGACAGTAATACTGGTCGATGATGATGGGATTCTCAGCATCTTCGAGCTTAATGTTATTGAATGTAATCTTCCTGGCATATCCAGACCCTCCCTAGTGAAGAAAAAGATccacaaaattaaataagaattaaaCATGCACCCTAATTTGAATCAAGCTACTTGTCTCAATGAGAACAATTATGGTTTAATTACCTGCCATGTCTTGATCCTTGCTCCATTCTGAGTTCCTTTAAAGCTGCAACTGTCCACATGTATTTCCTCCACCTGGGCACTTGCTCCACCCACGCCCAGGCTTCCAATACTACAAGAAGTATACATATTGATCTTCCCAATTCAgccttttaaatatattttagatttttttcatataaaatggGGGAAGAGATAAAATTCAGAAGTAATGGAGCCTCAAGTAcagtttgaataaaaaatttggaaatgagggatgttcttccatttttcccctTAGTAAGAATGTTAACTCTCTACAAATACTGTATGCATTTCTTTTTCAGTTCCTTCTTGGACAATGATAGGGTAGCTTGGATCATATTCCCTATTAAGCATGTTTAGAAAAGGTTAGAGCTTAATTATATGTGACACACCTTATACCATGACCGGGACCACATGCCACACCTTTGACGAAAACTTGGGAGGTTTGATCACCGAAAGCGATACAATCATCACCTACAAATCCAGTAACAGTGTTCTCGTAAATAAATAACATGCAAGGCTTAGGCGAAAAGAAGACGAGGAATGGGAGCAAAACTTTAAGAAATTATACCGGTTCCAATGGTGGAGTCAGAAACTCGAACGTTTTTTGAGTGGGAAATATCAATGCCATCAGTGTTGGGGCTTGAATCAGGAGCAGTTATGGTGAGGTGGGAGATGGTAACACCATTGCTGCCTGATACACTGATATGGTTTCTTTGGCTATTTATGAAGTTTAATCCTTGGAGTAAAAGGTTGTTGCAACTATAGAATCCCATGGCCTATGATTCACAGTAGGAGTATGTATCAATCTATAAGTAAGCTAAGAGATTAATTGAAATGATAAAATTCAGGTCTTGAATCATATGATATAATGAACACTTGTATGAGTATGTGTTGATTTCAATAATATTTCACTAACAATGTGTTGAAACTCCATAATGAAATCAGTAGTAATATATATGAAAGAACATACAATATTTTAATACATGTATGTCTACTTCTAAAAGTATGGCTACTACCATATGTAGTTCTAAATAATAAAGGTTTCAAAACTATGATATTGATTAAAAGGACCATTTGAGAGATCTCAATAAAGAAGATATTGAGATGACAAACTTCTTGAAGACATAGGAGACGTCCATGCATCTAATATATATCCCATGCAAGATTGCTAAAATAAAGGGATATgatcaagaaatttttttgatttaattttgcTATTTACATACAATTTCCTTTTGAAAAATGCATGATGTATAATAAATCATGTTTGatcaagaaaagagaaaaatgtatttagaaaaaaaaaaaattacaatttttccCCTTACGttttttccatcaaaatttGAAGGAATCAAGGATAGcctaaaataaaatcaatcctataattatttagaaaaagccaaatgaTAAAATCAATACATGAAAAACAATTGAAGGTGTTGAGGCATTCAACTTACAGTAGGTCTCTGATATATCTTCCCCTGAACATCAAAATCAGGCATGAGAATCCAGAGTTGATGAAGAAGGAAATTAAAGAAGTTTCTAGGAAATCAGTTGGGCTAACTCACAGATGTATAAGCTTGCCACCACTCAGCACCCCGGCCATTAATTTGTCCATTTCCTTTGACAGTGAGTCCATTCACATGCCAGAAGCCAATCCAACAATTTAAGTTATTAGAACCATAGTCGTAAAGTTTCGGTGCCACGATACGGCCATATACCTGTAATCCCCCACATTATCGAAAACCTTCTGCAGTCAGTGTTCCTCAGGTAAAATTGAACTAGGAAGATGGGAGAGAACAGTAGAATAATTCAGAAATTTAACATACTTCAACATAAATTTTAGAGGGTTTGCATGGGCCGTAGAACTGCACAGGCCTCAACAAAAACGTCTTTCCTCCAGGTATGACGAGGTTGGGATATGATTTACCTGCACAAATGTCCCTCCATGCCCTCATAAAAGCCTGTGCGTTTCACATAAATTAGTCCAAAGTTCTCATTtctgaacaaaaaaaaaaatagtaataatcaagagaaaatagtaaaaattattttatatacttggGAATCATCTGTAGCTCCATTTCCAACAGCTCCATAATTCATCACATTAGTCTGACCCCCCTGGAGTAAGCTAAAATCGACTGAACGGCAGGTTCCCATTGCAGCCATGCATAAGACCAAGAAAATGGTGAAAAGCTCCTGCATAAGAAAATCTCTATGTAATGTGAATACAGTAGTAATAGAACATGATCTACAGTGATAAAAGAGAGATATTCTTCTCACCATTTTATCAATCCGAGAAGGAAAGCAAGATCAGAAGCAGTTTCACAAGACAAATGATATAGCcatcatctatttatttatatacaaatcGTTTTAAATTTATCTTATTGTTAAGTATTTACGTCTATTTATGAATTccttaaattaatttcatttagcctatatttggttcctaaaaacattataaggaaagaaaatattgtgaagcaagattaaaaagaaaggagGTACATTAAATTACCAAATAATTCATTTTCCTTGTTTGGTTCTAaaagaaatggaaggaaaacaaaatcaacgcaaaacaaaaacaatatagaatttaatataataCTCATCAGTCCTGaaatattgttttataaaaatgtaaggaaaacaaaatcaatggaaaagagaaacaatacagaatttaatacaaaacttcgcagccctaaaatattgttttagagAAAAAAGAACAGCTAGCCATGAAAATATAAATCCAATTCAAAAACGTTATAAAATAGGTTGAATTAATCCTTTGGGCAAGCTTGgacaactatttttaatatttggtttgggtttgggttaagtttttttaatccaaactcAATTGGGATTAGGCTCTAATCAAAGTTTAAATAACCAAGTttaatccaaacccaatttatattattctatataacaacatttattttatttttaaatttttaagaaaaaatattaaattataattatattatatatttttcatttttaaaaatatatgtaattatttttactttttttataccAATCTTGAAACTTTGTCCCATTCcttttatgtattttctttttgaatttttaaggaaaatattaaagtataattatattatatgttttttttagaaatatagaTAAAGTtactttatataattatattatatacgtTTTCAAttcttagaaatatataaaatattatttttacttttttgttgttattttaaattttgtcccattcattttattctcttttttaacttctcaaaaaaaattcaaattataattatattatacattttttcattttttagaaatatataaaaatttcttttttacttatttttattattatcttaagTTTTGTCCCattcattttgtttattttaattttgaagaaaaatatcaaattttatacaatataattttttatttttttagaaatacatataaatttatttttatatttttgttattatattaaaattttctctcatttaCTATTTAAGTGttggtataaatatatagaattttaaaataaaattagatcaAGGATTGAGTCTATTCCGACCTACCTAAGCTcaatccaagtgtaaaaagaTGATGTTGAATTGAGTACCTCGTGTAAGAGATAGGGTTGAATTAGACTcagattaattattttttaactacaGTATGGCTCTAATTAGCCATCAATCGAACCCATCTAAGTTGTAACCCTAAACGAAAGAGAAGACCCTATAGAAATAGTGACAAAAGTAAAAGAAGAATAATAGAGTAGCCTAAATTTAACCTAATGATGGTTAATGAAATGCAATACTATCATGAGTTAGTGACAATATATTTAGAATTGAACCAATCATTGAATCAAAAAAGTTATTGATTTAGAATTCAATGGTCGAACATAGTTGAACAATTTGAATCAatgacattataaatatataaattataaattattaaaattacaaataataacaaaaaaaatagaaaacaaataaataattaaaaattttaatcatctatatttaatcttattaaatatgtaacttttaatTGTTAAGATGAAATaagatttgattattttaatttgttattgttttattatcTCCAAAAATTTTAGctcttttatttgtattattctgacatttaaaatattataatataaaataaaaaagctatatttattttaaagttttttaatgatgtgtatatatatagcCTTCAAATGCCTCCATTTGTAGAGATGCAGGCATAGCTTGATGGTGTAATATATCCTCTATATGACATTTTTACCTATGCACGTTGTATaatttttagggaaaaaaaattgtgtacttcatgaacaaaatataatataaaaaaaccataaagtcaaatataattaaaattagtaataaattgatatatttaaaaatatatataatatttatataaaagaattaaataaattaaatgaatttgaagtaatatGAAATAATCTATTGATTTTAGGGACATTGTGTTTTAGACCTAGggtccaaaaattaagtttttgtCCATATAAATTCACTATTTAAGGCCAAAACCTAgagaaagtgtgaaaattgagaagaaaaatatgaattttttatctttgcaaaaaatacttttattaactatgaaaaaaaaagtagaaaaacattaatttaaattttatttattttgcaaacctcaataaaatttaatataatttagtgatttggaaaaaaatacaccattttccaaaaaaataaaaatcaattattattatttaaaaatcaaacatcttagaaaatatatatttttaaaattgtgtatataaaaaataactaaaaatatgtcaaatttattttttttaaatgatatatttttttaaaaaatagttttctaaaaataatgaattttcagaataattattaaaaaaaattaagataaaaaagtttctcAAACATTATGATAggtcttttcatattttatatcctctccatcaattatgcaacttttataggtcaaatcttatttttttttattcagttggGTCCAAAAGACAATTGTCCCttgattttaaatcaatttttcatttttttaatttttctttccttatactatttttctttatttttctttatgttcTTTTAAACATCTATTTATGATGTCCTTCTCTCCATATAGTTTACGGATATGTAGATACCTATGGATGATATTTATGAAGTTATAGCTATAACGtacaaaatcttatttttccATATATCATATGCTAAAATTATGTTCATGAAaaggtttctttcttttcaaatctTCACTAATGAGaaaatccaaatttttaaacctatgaaaaactcaagcatatcaaccttctcctcaaattaatccatttgaaaaaatttccttCCAAAGTTGTTGAACCATATAATATTCCAAATCTCAAACCTattgagtgtgtgtgtgtgtgtgtgtttttttttgtttttttttggtacttttaAGGGATATCATTTTGATTGTATACTAAATCAATATTGGgttatgtaaaataaattataatgatttttaaatttaataatttataaattatatatttataacaaagTCATACCAATATTATGGATAAATGATTGAATCAATG from Vitis vinifera cultivar Pinot Noir 40024 chromosome 9, ASM3070453v1 includes these protein-coding regions:
- the LOC100259292 gene encoding probable polygalacturonase At3g15720 yields the protein MAAMGTCRSVDFSLLQGGQTNVMNYGAVGNGATDDSQAFMRAWRDICAGKSYPNLVIPGGKTFLLRPVQFYGPCKPSKIYVEVYGRIVAPKLYDYGSNNLNCWIGFWHVNGLTVKGNGQINGRGAEWWQAYTSGKIYQRPTAMGFYSCNNLLLQGLNFINSQRNHISVSGSNGVTISHLTITAPDSSPNTDGIDISHSKNVRVSDSTIGTGDDCIAFGDQTSQVFVKGVACGPGHGISIGSLGVGGASAQVEEIHVDSCSFKGTQNGARIKTWQGGSGYARKITFNNIKLEDAENPIIIDQYYCPHSVCQTTTSAVQISDVSFTGFLGTSATDNAIKLSCSETVGCTNISLDYINIKLASGNGNTYSSCINAHGTAHNTFPSLLCLKN